The Ziziphus jujuba cultivar Dongzao chromosome 1, ASM3175591v1 genome segment TTGCCACTAATTCTACCATATCTACAGCCTGGAATCGATCATCAATTGACATATGGGGTGAACTTCGCATCAGCAGGAGCTGGTGCTCTGCTTGAAACTCGCCAAGGATTGGTATAGGCTTTATATATTGGTTTTtgggcttcttctttttttatttccttattgtccatatatatatatatatatgatggataACATTAATATTATGAACCATTTTAATTTCCAGGGGATAGACCTTCAAACTCAACTTGGttatttcaaaaatgttagcAGGCAATTGAGGAAGCAGCTTGGGGATGCAGGGGCTAAATCCTTGCTATCCAGAGCTGTTTACTTGTTTAGTGTTGGAGGCAATGACTACACACTCCCTTTTGAGATCAACTCCACCGTTCCTCATTCCTACTCGCCAAAACAGTTTGTGGGGTTGGTGATAGGCAACATAACCACAGTAGTCAAAGTAAGTACTATTTATAGCCTCTAAATATATATGACTTCTGTACTATATTTGATGCATAATTAAAtggttttaatttaataatttggtttattaattaggaaatataatatatatatatatatatatatcatggctTATATTTTCTACATTTAATGCATGATTAAATGGTTTTAATTTGATGATCTTGTGTGTTAATTAGGAAATATATGAGAACGGAGGTAGGAAATTCGGGTTTGTAAATATGTTGCCAATAAGCTGTTTTCCATCTGCAAAAGCATTGCTTggagtgtaacaccccgtctcaaattgcaccggaatccgtgcacgttgaccgagattgactgttgaccgttgaccgaaggggtcaaaagttgactttttggcccgattggaatttcgagttgaccagggtaccgtggcgaagagcacgatgccccgagttcgtagattggtagcacgtcgaaaacggagctacggtttgaaagttatgggcgaaacaagttggggtccaaactgtccaaggagtgccggggttgactttttatttatggggaaatgagctttgactcatgcatggttgtgaagtgctcgtcgatacgagttcacagactagcggcacgctcgaaacggacatccggttaaaaagttatggacgtttgaagtttaccggataccgtaatattttaatgtttttgagttggtgaacagtgaaatgccacatgtcagcttctgattggtccacgtggcatgaacagtgtcacacaggggtttttattggataaaattctcagggaagagagagaaagagagagagagtccgccggccgccggaatttttcaactgttccggccgatctactgtGCACGCGCTGGCCAGAAAGCTTCCCCTCCTCATtttcggcaaaacctccaagttgcgcggcgaacggccgccggacgcgcccgaatCGGACATCcaaagatcggcggcgagtttttcccctccaccgccggccaccacaaatcgacccacttccggccattttccggccacacgcgccatacacccttgatcctctcctcaagtccggccgacccaccaaaaatcacggccatcggaccaccgacgcaccggatcggagcgttttccggcgaggtgccggaaatcttcaaacggtgatttctccgccgtccggcctctgttttgctcaccgccaatcccgttgggttgctctcctcacgatctacaagtctgcaaaatttcacggcaaaCGGTCACCGCACgcaccgccgccggcgacggttgccggtgaccgcggcggctcgccggaaagtactgttccggcgagtacccaaatttccggccagctccagtcaactgtgtttgacctcctgaacccgaatccggaatccgtttccgccaattcgtgacggtttgggagaattgcggagccgaaacccgaaaggctttccgacgagattccgaccccgtcgggtccgatcaccggaaagtaagaccgaatccgtgatcctcatcacgcgagcttcgattcggtatataactcgtaacctttagatatcgtttggtatTCGCTCcacgggtacccatttgggaattacccgaataaaatattaatatttttggttggtacactgtggttgtgtagttgcgcgtacgagtggtggagttgatcccgaggaagatcttagttgatttgcgtgctcaaggtgagtgacccaccttcaaaaaaattattttgggcaattaattatatttaattggtatttaaattgatatttaaattatgctcatgtggtgtgattaattatgaattttattgtggtttaatttatttattatgcatgagcaaagtgtatttcggtagtatttgtacgtggttttcagtattgattttccgggcataattgggttaaatattttacgaaaatatttgtttaaattttataaattatacccgcggtatttttatggttgcatctcgtatttcgagaaaattgtggtttgttgttatcgctgtttcgtaccgggttattaaataaaaatatgtgggatggtaattgtgagaatttaatatatttcccacggtggttttggaaaaacggtacggttggttaataacgtttatttttagacgcactcatacagtattggtgttctggtgtatggtgtatggacacgtggtagcacgcggttattatgtggtttagcgcgtggttattacttcacccgtgagttgccattggatcgtgggcaggcaaggttattgttgtgcacagccgcccccctccttggccgagtgatggtttcagcagcggtactgtcgggacgccgaagtgaccgttgcaggtttctctctttaaccccccgccagtcggtgctcgggacgcggggtatcggagggcatcaccggtatatggtgtggtgcgtcggtgtaaattgcaaataatgttttaaaccccaaaggtgttcaaaattatttactataatttattacattttaattatatattggggtgtgtatttatttaattattgtttattaaatggtttaatcccttggtttttgggaggtatgtacattgggttttgcgaaaaggttttaaaaatggaatatttcaaacagagcgattggtgagagttttgagggaaattagtattttccaacagttactattattatttattaattgttggtatttgttctattccttaattgctattaatattattttatttatcactaaaggtgttcagtagttagggtcactcacggagatgattagcatctcacactcttaaattccgttcccttaggtgcaagtggtggtagacgttcttccggagcgaaccaagttttccgctgctattgtgtttcgagaaatccttctgtactctttcatttcagtgtattatttctttcagccttgttgtatttctgttgtttagcacttcttaaagctctgtatactattgggatacttatgttttatttatgcactggactgttgtggtttttgagaagtgctgaaatttgtgaaacaatttgtagtttgtgggaggaataaggggatgtttatagaagtgtgttttcagtgcaggtagtttgtggtaagtaaagcccttaggggaggctctgtcagattttccattgtagggtccggtagagtttccctgggatcagggcttgtctagggttccgggaaaggaattctggacgggtcctgacatggagGGGGACGATGCTTTGAACAAATTACACCCTATGTGAAGCTTCACAACAAAGAACTTCCCAAGCTTCTTCAAAAGCTACAAAGCGAGTTAAAGGGATTCAAATATTCACTTTTACCATTTTATTCCTTTTTGGACCAACGGATAAATCACCCTTCTAAATATGGTATTAAACTATCAATTATTAGCCAgttttttaatccaatattaattattttgaacacATATTAATTTTAAGCTTATATTTTGATGCATAATATTTATGTTTCTTTGTCTAAGGTTTCAAAGAAGGAAAAGCAGCATGTTGTGGCAGTGGACCATACAGAGGTAGTAGAAGCTGCGGAGGAAAAAGGGGTGTGAAAGAGTACTATCTATGTAAGAATGTAAGTGAATATGTCTTCTTTGACTCTTCTCATCCCACTGAAAGGGCCAACCAGCAATTTGTCAATCAATCATGGAATGGAAAACCCACTCTCTCTGGCTCTCACAGCCTCAAAGCCCTATTCgaatcttattaaaaaaagtatatatatatatacactatatattattactattagagtctattatatatatgttttatgctTGTTAGACCAAGCCAAATTTTCTGTAATCCTGAGGCAGGTTGTTTTGAGCCAGTTACATCATCTGGTGAAGTATATATTACAGTGTGTGGATAAAATTCCATATGGGTTAGATTTGGAGACTATAAAAGTCCTATAAAAGGTCGGAACTACTTTTCTATTAGATTAACTTTTTGagtgaaattctaaattttaacaAATGGTGTGCTAGAATAGTGATTGTCATCATcgaataaaattaataactattaacaACATTTTTGCATAATatcatcaaaaaataatttttgaattaaattgaatattgtGCCATCTAAAtattaacattatttatttttgtatcatATAAACCGCAATTTATAATtactatttaatatgtttttataaATCTCATCTACCATGGAAGATTAAAatgaaggggaaaaagaaattcTTTGAACACTCCAATGCTTGGACTATCTTAACAATATTGGTCAAACTCATTATGAGCGGTCCATTAGTTCAAATTTTACAGTCTAATTACTAATACTCAATATTGGAGAAACTACTCGTGttctaaataaaaatcaaattaagtaTTTAAGATGTGATTGGTagtgttttttttattgtcatttattttccgtgagattttaatatattctaaaGATGCAAGAAGCTTTACGCTAAATTAatagaatgatttttttttttcccgaaaaAAGACAACAAGGTAACCAAGATCTTTCCAAGCTTCTTATTTATGTTATTGGAGTAGAAGCACATCATCAACGGCTATTGCACTCCGATAGATGGGCTTTCCGGTCCAACTCAAAAACTGAAGCCCGTATTTGGATTTAGTACCGGGCTTCATTAGCTAATAGCCCAAGTTATAGGGAAAGTTGATAACTTTTTAgctcaaaataatatttcatgaTTCTAGTCAAACTGTCCCGCGATTGCATAATTAAGAGTCTTCATGTAGATTCTTCAACTAGTCACTTCCTCCCATATTGCTCCCTTTTGGACCAATGAATTAATCACCCTTCTTAATATGGTTATGGTACGGTGTTAATTTTATGCTTGTACTCTGATGcactatatatatgtttcattgCCAAGGTTTCAAGGAGGGAAAAACAGCATGCTATGGCAATGGACCATACAGAAGTATTTCAAGCTGTGGAGGTAAAAAGGGGTGTGAAAGAGTATTATCTATGTGAAAATGCTGGTGAATATGTTTCCTTTGACGCTGCTCATCTCACTGAAAAAGCCAACCATCAACTTTGCCAAACAATCGCAGAATGGAAAACCAACTCTCTCTGGCTTTTACATCCTCAAAgagatatttgaattatttgaaactaattaagaaaatatattttatgtattatttcttaaatttcagagattaaaaaattaagtagTTCACTAACTTATACTGTGGTACTGAATTGGtcttacaaacaaaaaaaaaaaaaaaaaaagcactcttAAACATATGCTTTACACTTTTCAGACTAATCCAAAACTCAAGTAACTCTCCTTAAATAGAAAGTAAGCCCGTTCTAGTTTCGCTTGTTTTTGCTGTTGTACAAACTGTTTGGAGTTTAatccattcttcttcttcttcttcttcttcttcttcttcttttctctcttgcTAATTCTATCTCTAACCAGCCACTTGAAAAGATATTTCTTTGCTAGCCAAGAATGATTTCGTGTTTGTGACAATCCCTACAAAaagcaaacatatatatatatatatatatatatatatacacttttaatAGGAAAGTCAAGGGAAGGATAAACCACACACTCATTTTACACTATTATTGATAATcaccttattattattaggcaTAAACAAGTGCCTAAATGATTCTTTGAAAGTAACAGCCTCCAATCCCCCAGCAATTGGCATTGAAAGCCTTAAAAAAGATTTAAGTTGATCATCATGAATAGAAGGGTTAAATAATACTATTTCATCCACGCGATTCAGCAGTTCTGACCTGCAAATTTTGTTTTCCTGCCGAATGAATAGAAATAGTCGTTACCATGGAGGAACTAGCCTTTATTAATtgtagaaaacaaaaacattaaaaaagtgaAGTTAATCAATTTCTATGTACCTTGTATCTAAATGTCAACCAAAATGTTGAAGCtaatcaatttagaatttggaaaagaaaaatgaagcaaTGCTAGCTACTTAAAATGCACTTTAAAAAAGCTACAGTGTCTACTGAATTTACCTCTTCAGCTTAAGTAAAACGCTTTTGGACCTCATGAAGAAAATCAATGAAGCGTTTGTTTCCTGCATTTGAAGCAAGCATGAAAATATTGTTACTTAAAGTAACCTTATGTCCATGATCATCAATCATCATACCATGATCAAGCAGTGAAATCAGAGCTTTCAAATTAGAACCATTAGCCTCTTCAATTCCatccagaaagaaaatggtgtATAGCATTATCTCGAGAGCTTGCTCATCGCCACTGTACCTATGTAAGAAAATTTGGCAGGCACTTCATTTAgactaattcaaaaaaaaagaaaaaaaaaagaaaaagaaaaatgaaatgataTGCGATGGCACGAAATGAAAGCATTCTTATGTGATTATGATTCTATACATATTCAGATTCAATGAAGGTGTACTAGATGATAGATATGTATAACAAATTCTTCATGATCAAAAAGACTATAAACCGCTAATTAGAACAACCTTACCTTGGTATAAGTGTAACGGTTCTCAAATGCT includes the following:
- the LOC107434966 gene encoding GDSL esterase/lipase 3 yields the protein MAKLSFHNICLLIVFFTSFLITDTCSGLLKNHVALFIFGDSLFDAGNNNYINTTFRSNYKPYGETFFHHPTGRFSNGRLISDFIAERAKLPLILPYLQPGIDHQLTYGVNFASAGAGALLETRQGLGIDLQTQLGYFKNVSRQLRKQLGDAGAKSLLSRAVYLFSVGGNDYTLPFEINSTVPHSYSPKQFVGLVIGNITTVVKEIYENGGRKFGFVNMLPISCFPSAKALLGISFGIRSTGGRCFEQITPYVKLHNKELPKLLQKLQSELKGFKYSLLPFYSFLDQRINHPSKYGFKEGKAACCGSGPYRGSRSCGGKRGVKEYYLCKNVSEYVFFDSSHPTERANQQFVNQSWNGKPTLSGSHSLKALFESY